DNA from Pelodiscus sinensis isolate JC-2024 chromosome 1, ASM4963464v1, whole genome shotgun sequence:
CCCGCTGAGATACACTTCCATCTTAACTCCACCAAGAATAGCCAAAATGGGATTGGTGTGTGTGCTAAGAGGAGTGGTTCTAATATTCCCATTCCCATTTCTTCTGCAACGGTTCCAATACTGTCGAGCCAACATCCTCTCCCATTCCTACTGCCTGCACCAGGATGTCATGAAGTTGGCTTGTGCAGACATCACCGTCAACAACATCTATGGCATGTGTACTGCACTCTTCACGTTTGGGATGGATTCGCTGCTCATCTTCCTCTCTTATGTGATGATTCTCAAAACAGTGCTGAGCGTCGCATCCCGAGCGGAATGCCTCCgggccctgaacacctgcgtCTCCCATCTCTGCGCCGTCCTGCTCTTCTACATACCTGACATTGGTCTGGCTGTGACACACAGATTTGGGAATAGCTCTTCTCTCGTGCTTCAGATTCTCATGGGCTATATCTACCTGTTGGCCCCACCGCTGATGAACCCAATCGTGTACAGCGTGAAAAGCAAACACCTTCGTGCAAGGATAATCAAGGTCTTTGTCAAGTGAAGGGTCAGTGCATTGCTGATCTCCAGGGCTGGAACACAATTGACAGCCATGGCCACCTATGCCATCCTGGATTCTTTAACTCTGAAGCCCGTTTCTTTGCCCCATCTCTTTTCCCAAGGCCACACCTGTAGTATTGCACAGTGCCCAGACTCTGCCACCTCCCCATACTAGAAGCCAGAGCTATTACACTATAAGAGCTGCCCAGAGAGCCAGAGCCACTATGATAGGCCACACATTACCCATGTTTCACCACCCCCaagatagaataatagaatcatagaatcatagaactggaaggaacctcaagaggtcatcagatCCAGTCTCCTGACCTCACGGCAGGGTCAAGCAccaactagaccatccctgatagatatctacccaacctgctcttaaatatctccagtgatggagattccacaacctccaaaggcaatttagtccagtgtttaaccaccctgactgttgggaattttttcctactgtccaacgtAAATCTCCCTTGATGGAGTTTGAGCctattgcttcctgtcctatcatcagTGGTTAAGGACAATAATTTTTCTCTGGCTTCCTTGTAACAatgttttagatacttgaaaactgttatctcATCCtctctcaattttctcttttctagccTGGACGCAACTAATTTGTTCAGTATTCcatcataggccatgttttccagacttttaatcatttttgttgcttcttctctggacctgctccaatttctccacctctttcctgaaatgtagcacTCAACAGGGACACAATACTATAGTTGAAGCCGATTCATCACAAAGTAGCTTAGAAGAATTTCCTTTAATGTCTTACTTACAACActgctgttaatgcatctcagaatgatgtttgctttacttatttatttttttgcaacagtttcatactgttgattcatatttagtttgtacACTGTGAGCCCTGATCCCTTTCCGCAGTACTTCAACCTACACGCAGTTATATgggcgcatccacactgcaccctaaactcgaaataagataagcaatttgaaCTATACAAATTTTgtctcttattttgaatctatttcaaaataagttacacaatttgtatagtgcaaattgcttatcttatttcaagtttatgatgcagtgtggatgcacccgtatagaatctatttcaaaataaattatttcgaaatttggctcatctacagagcaccaaatttcgaaattaGACACTATTTCAAgacgtcccttaacccttgtggaacgaggattaCCGAGATGCTGAAACCGTAtgcccgttatttaaaaaaatattttgaaataatgggcagcttgtgtagatgtggggtaactatttcaagatacttccaggatcctgaaataactgtgcagagtagacataccctatgtgcgaaactgattgtaccttcctaagaggagtactttgcattttcctTATTAAACTACATCCTAtgtacttcagaccatttctccagtttgtccagaccattttgaattctaaccctatccttcaaagcacttgccacctcgcctgccccccctcccccctggcttgatatcatctgcaaacttattcAGCGTACTCCTATATCATTATCTACATTGTCGATGTACAAGGTGGAGagtctgtgctccccacagcacccaggGTCTCTCTGGCAGCTTTAACCTTGACCCagctctggcctggctggaggCAGAGCATCAGGGAAAGTggaggggtaggggcagggcctaGTAGGAAGGGTTGTGCTATGGGGCAGGGCTTCAGAAGGCGGCAGCGCATAGGGGGTTTGACAGGCCAGAACAAACAATGACCTAGCCAGCAGGAGCATGCGGGTGTTCCTAAGTAAAGCAGAAAATGTGGTAAGGAGGCCGGAGAGCCCTTATTTTAGGGAAACTGAATTAAAGTGACCTCACAACAGGGGATCCTCTTTTAGGTCTCGGAGGTTGATTGACAGTCATTGTGAGGGTCTCAGAGGGAAGGCCTGTGTGTACTCAGGGTTACCTCAGGCCTGAGGAAGACGCCCTGGAGTGGCATCTCTCCTCAAGGACTTGGCCCGAGTGTGCTGTGCTcttggaagtttttcccaatggcCTGGTGTCAAACCAATCTCCACCCTGCTCTGAACTCCATTGAGATAGACTGAGGAGAGACCAGTGAATTTAACCACTCTCACTGGCTCCTGGGCATGCCCTGTATGCCCAGAGGAGAAGCTCTGCCACAGCAGCATAGAATTTAACCAGGCCCATCGCTGCTCACCGGCATGGAAGTCAGGTCCAGTGGGGCGAGCACTGCTCTGTGACTCAGAACTACTGGGTTTGGTTCCCTGTCACTGTAGGCAAGCCACTGGCTGTCTCTGAACCTCTGCACAGGTGGATAATAGCCCTGCCCTCCCACATAGCAATGGTGGGTGGATAAATATATTCAGAGCTCCAAGGATCAGGGCTTTGTCAGGGTTCCACAGAACAGTACCTCCATCCCCTGTCTGCAGCATTTGTACCTGTAAATATAGTTTAAATGCTTCTTAATTCTTTTCTTCCTAATGCagtatccttaaaaaaaaaaaaacacaataccCAGCAGTGCTAGGAACGAGAGGGCAAACAACACAAAAGGTAAAACACAGTTATCATCATGTTAGTAGATTCCTGGTATTCTGAAATGATCTTCCATCAGACCTAGCTTTTCCTAaagctctgaaaaaaaaaattttgcaGCAGATAATTGCTTAcaattctttctctttttttaacaaatatCTTTGCAGATTGCAAGAAAAACAAAGTTATTACCCTCACACTTTCCTGTGTTTTTGTTCTCTGGGTAGCCCAGGTTTCAATGGTTTCTACTTTATAAAGGTTTAGGGTGAATTATTCCACCACTCACTTATTAAATGGATATTAATAACTGAATAACTTAACATTAACAATGACCTTAGCATCAAATCTATTGCAAATGGGTGTTTATAAGTATTGTGTCAATACTATGCCTGTTATTTAGACAATTTGTCCTTGAGTCCAATGTGTTCAATACCTCCTTGGAATCTTAGCATAAGCCTTCATTTAATTATATATTTTGGGTTTCGGTGAATTAAAAAAGTACACTATCACCCATATAATCAGAGCCATTTTGTACTTCAGATTTTAGCACTATGCA
Protein-coding regions in this window:
- the LOC102444069 gene encoding olfactory receptor 51G2-like → MMSAANDTKFTHAVFLLTGIPGQKDIHLWVSIPFCLIYGISIVGNSVILFIIKTDPSLHEPMYIFLSMLALTDLGLSITTMPTILGIFLFNFREISLNACITQVYFIHTFSLIESSVLLLMAFDRCIAIRDPLRYTSILTPPRIAKMGLVCVLRGVVLIFPFPFLLQRFQYCRANILSHSYCLHQDVMKLACADITVNNIYGMCTALFTFGMDSLLIFLSYVMILKTVLSVASRAECLRALNTCVSHLCAVLLFYIPDIGLAVTHRFGNSSSLVLQILMGYIYLLAPPLMNPIVYSVKSKHLRARIIKVFVK